The DNA segment GATGAGCTGGTGAACACGACACCGGCAGCCGATCTCGGCGGCTTCTTGCGCAGCAGAAGGGAAAGCCTGACGCCGGAGGCGGCGGGCATCGAACCGGGTCTGACCCGTCGAAGGGTTCCCGGGCTGCGCAGGGAAGAACTGGCGGAACTCGCGGGCGTCAGCGTCGGCTACTACACGCGGCTTGAGCAGGGAGTCAGTGTCGGTGCCTCCGACGCCGTCATCGACGCTCTGGCGGCAGCGCTGAGACTCGACCCCGCTGAGCATCAGCACCTGCGAACGCTTGCCGGTCCCCGGAAACCGACGCGGTCCCGTTCTCGAAGGAGCAGGCTGAGGTCATCGGTGCGGGAGCTGATCGACGCGATCCCCGGTGTGCCCGCGATCGTCATCGATCATCGTGCGGACGTCCTGGGGTGGAACCGCCTCGGGCACGCATTGCTGGCAGGACACCTCGATGTCGATGCCCCGGATGCGGCTGTTCGTCCGAACGTCGCCCGGATGCTGTTCCTGGACCCGCACCACAAGGCGTTGTACCGCGACTGGCAGGCCAAAGCGCAGGTCACGGTCGCGGCTCTACATCAGGCCGCCGCACGGTATCCGGCCGATTCCGAACTGCGACAACGGATCGGCGGGCTTGCGGCCGACAGCCCCGAGTTCGCACGAATGTGGGCACGGCGGCCGGTCCGAACCTGTTCGTACTACGTGCGCGAACTCGACCATCCGCTTGTCGGGCGGCTGACTCTGGCCAACGAAACCCTTGCCCTGCCCGACGACGACCAGCAGCTCGGACTG comes from the Prauserella marina genome and includes:
- a CDS encoding helix-turn-helix domain-containing protein; this translates as MNTTPAADLGGFLRSRRESLTPEAAGIEPGLTRRRVPGLRREELAELAGVSVGYYTRLEQGVSVGASDAVIDALAAALRLDPAEHQHLRTLAGPRKPTRSRSRRSRLRSSVRELIDAIPGVPAIVIDHRADVLGWNRLGHALLAGHLDVDAPDAAVRPNVARMLFLDPHHKALYRDWQAKAQVTVAALHQAAARYPADSELRQRIGGLAADSPEFARMWARRPVRTCSYYVRELDHPLVGRLTLANETLALPDDDQQLGLFYARQDSAAADGLVLLARSIVPGGSRQTRSRRENAR